Proteins encoded by one window of Drosophila melanogaster chromosome X:
- the CG3091 gene encoding uncharacterized protein, isoform C, which yields MDKDTGDKDSAPETSASPATGWSDKLTDLVAWFEANPNLPEKIEPIVMLRFLKCTAFDVERTKALAELNYCMRNKSPHLFMDRNMEDEMTAEGLRVSDLLILPGVTPQGNKLIFFRMADLDPRTRNSVEETKIFVMMSDARFTKPDVERETGSGADYVLDEADIAEGDVQIVDIGGYTLRHLAYVSIFVLRVYMKFLQEAYPSRLQAMHVINCPTYLDKLISMMSPFLREEVRNMIRYHTEGMDSLYKEVPRDMLPNEYGGKAGTVAELKAKGIQSIRDNAAYLSDERYWKVAAQSKSRWSWF from the exons ATGGATAAAGATACAGGGGATAAGGACTCCGCCCCCGAGACCAGCGCTTCGCCAGCAACTGGATGGAGCGACAAGCTGACGGATCTGGTCGCCTGGTTCGAGGCCAATCCCAATCTGCCCGAGAAGATCG AACCAATAGTTATGCTACGATTCCTCAAGTGCACGGCTTTTGATGTGGAACGCACCAAGGCCCTGGCGGAGCTAAATTATTGTATGCGCAATAAGAGCCCACATCTGTTCATGGATCGCAACATGGAGGACGAGATGACCGCCGAGGGCCTGAGGGTTTC GGACCTTTTGATATTACCCGGAGTCACTCCCCAGGGAAATAAGCTCATCTTCTTCCGCATGGCCGATCTGGATCCACGAACG CGGAATTCTGTCGAGGAGACCAAAATCTTTGTCATGATGAGTGATGCACGATTCACAAAGCCGGATGTAGAGCGAGAAACAGGAAGCGGAGCTGATTACGTACTAGACGAAGCGGACATTGCCGAGGGCGATGTTCAGATTGTGGACATTGGGGGCTACACCCTACGCCACCTGGCCTACGTGTCCATATTCGTGCTGCGTGTTTACATGAAGTTCCTGCAGGAAGCCTATCCCTCGCGACTCCAGGCCATGCATGTCATCAACTGCCCCACTTACCTGGACAAGCTCATATCCATGATGTCGCCCTTCCTAAGGGAGGAAGTCCGCAACATG ATCCGGTACCACACAGAGGGTATGGATAGCCTTTACAAAGAAGTGCCCAGGGACATGTTGCCGAACGAGTACGGCGGCAAGGCGGGCACTGTAGCGGAACTCAAGGCGAAAGGCATTCAGTCCATCAGGGACAACGC GGCTTATCTCAGCGACGAGCGGTACTGGAAGGTGGCCGCTCAGAGCAAGAGTCGGTGGTCCTGGTTCTGA
- the CG3078 gene encoding uncharacterized protein, isoform D yields the protein MGSLPNLHELEEAERKREKRREYELLLEQRARDTSRERERLSAFAQQRKQSSYNAYIMAGLGIGGGSLSLNATSGTATGNGELLGGNGTTGGKGPNQAVGPASGLATSSGAPVATSGFAMLGLGKKYAPHSHHHQHQHQHQHQHQHHQHRHSLTTRHRVLRTRSSGGAQNVWEEQMMEHFTTYSPSPISTRSHRINPVSSYQVQAALAASRRRESINSSIGATSIRRLITLNNRNCRHKVPAHVRQKVWRQFSCLSLAHGLMNCVLLPVMALQGSNAVWHHREEWLPLGPEVGSLLLSALFLVAAGMSLPSIRLMKRYGYGPLIVANYMTVLLFLLSHLYASIYTLLPAYLLLGMTLSGSAGSKAALIVHFGGKLSCSCDSQQSQAAVDVLHEEHKMFCNRDQKVRRLARWFRVSQDLGLIGGALLASILLACSDGNFTGDCSGLVYYGNESWPPQLRDFYNRNEHGDRICGADMCPLRVQSILEAGWANGSSIPSSIYAGFIESEPRVAGQSLLWLYVLFSMVSLTLSLLIVVDKVQAIGSSRPERSRDVSITDTLLFAGPLAYFVGTEQAYMMGDFLRAFVTCSLGIGMIAGALIGMGLMQLIVSCTLSMLLRHVKRIVVILAGFFFHSCLLLALSSWKPSSDDSALFYVIAASWGACNGMWETLLLSLVTLNHSSHVTEVQAPLLALRFLGLGLTFAGHGFLCESMKIIALVVLLVISVPPYATLEIRLEAQRKATLVSLXRSIFSXSRRMRRDVVARTHTM from the exons ATGGGCAGTCTGCCGAATCTTCACGAGCTGGAGGAGGCGGAGCGCAAGCGGGAGAAGCGACGGGAGTACGAACTTCTGCTGGAGCAGCGGGCTCGGGACACCAGTCGCGAGCGGGAGCGTCTCTCCGCGTTTGCTCAGCAGCGCAAG CAATCGTCGTATAATGCTTACATAATGGCTGGTCTGGGGATTGGTGGCGGATCCTTGAGCCTCAATGCCACCTCAGGAACTGCAACAGGCAACGGAGAGCTGCTCGGTGGCAATGGGACAACTGGCGGAAAGGGTCCGAACCAGGCAGTGGGCCCAGCTTCTGGATTGGCCACCAGCTCGGGAGCTCCGGTGGCCACCAGTGGCTTTGCGATGCTGGGACTGGGCAAGAAGTATGCCCCACACTCACACcaccatcagcatcagcaccagcatcagcaccagcaccagcaccatcAGCACCGCCATTCGCTGACCACCAGGCACAGAGTGCTTCGAACCCGCAGTTCAGGAGGAGCCCAGAACGTCTGGGAAGAGCAGATGATGGAG CACTTCACCACATACTCGCCGTCACCCATTTCGACGAGGTCGCATCGCATAAATCCGGTGTCCTCGTACCAGGTGCAGGCTGCTCTGGCGGCCTCTCGTCGTCGGGAGTCCATAAACAGCTCCATTGGAGCCACCTCCATACGGCGATTGATAACGCTGAACAACAGGAATTGCCGGCACAAGGTGCCAGCCCATGTGCGCCAAAAAGTGTGGCGCCAGTTTAGCTGTTTAAGCTTGGCCCACGGACTGATGAACTGCGTTCTGCTGCCGGTGATGGCGCTCCAGGGCTCCAATGCGGTGTGGCACCATCGGGAGGAATGGTTGCCCCTCGGTCCGGAGGTTGGATCCCTTCTGCTGAGTGCTCTCTTCCTGGTCGCCGCTGGTATGAGCCTGCCCAGCATTCGACTGATGAAACGATATGGTTATGGGCCACTAATTGTGGCAAACTATATGACAGTGCTCCTATTTCTTCTGTCGCACCTGTACGCCTCCATTTACACCCTTCTACCCGCCTATTTGCTGCTTGGCATGACCTTAAGCGGATCCGCTGGCTCCAAAGCCGCGTTGATTGTCCACTTTGGAGGGAAGTTGAGCTGCTCCTGCGATTCCCAGCAGTCGCAGGCGGCGGTCGATGTCTTGCACGAGGAGCACAAGATGTTTTGCAATCGGGATCAGAAGGTGAGGCGTCTGGCCAGGTGGTTCAGGGTTTCCCAGGACCTGGGTCTCATAGGAGGAGCCCTTCTGGCATCCATTTTGCTGGCCTGCAGCGATGGAAACTTTACGGGCGATTGCTCCGGATTGGTTTACTATGGAAACGAGAGCTGGCCACCACAACTGAGGGATTTCTACAATAGGAACGAGCACGGCGACAGGATCTGTGGGGCAGACATGTGTCCACTCAGAGTGCAGTCAATCCTGGAGGCGGGATGGGCCAATGGGAGCTCCATACCCAGTTCCATCTATGCTGGCTTCATCGAAAGTGAGCCTCGAGTGGCCGGGCAATCCTTGCTCTGGCTGTACGTTCTGTTCTCCATGGTATCATTGACCCTTTCGCTGCTGATAGTGGTGGACAAGGTGCAGGCCATAGGCTCATCGCGACCGGAGCGTTCGAGAGATGTAAGCATCACGGACACCCTGCTGTTTGCCGGACCCCTGGCCTATTTTGTGGGCACGGAACAGGCGTATATGATGGGTGACTTCTTGAGGGCCTTCGTCACCTGTTCGCTGGGCATCGGAATGATTGCCGGCGCGTTGATTGGCATGGGTCTGATGCAGCTCATCGTCTCCTGTACCTTGAGCATGCTGCTAAGGCACGTCAAGAGGATCGTCGTGATTT TGGCTGGTTTCTTCTTCCACTCCTGTCTACTGCTGGCGCTGTCCAGTTGGAAGCCCTCGAGTGACGACAGCGCCCTGTTCTACGTGATTGCCGCCTCGTGGGGTGCCTGTAATGGGATGTGGGAGACGCTCCTGCTCTCGCTGGTCACCCTCAACCATTCCAGTCATGTAACGGAGGTCCAGGCGCCTCTTCTTGCCCTTCGCTTCCTGGGACTGGGATTGACCTTTGCCGGTCACGGCTTCCTCTGCGAATCGATGAAGATCATTGCATTGGTGGTGCTCCTCGTCATCAGTGTGCCGCCATATGCCACTCTGGAAATCCGATTGGAGGCGCAACGCAAGGCGACGCTCGTCAGCTTATGACGCAGCATCTTCAGCTAGTCCCGACGAATGCGACGGGATGTCGTGGCCCGGACGCACACCATGTGA
- the CG3078 gene encoding uncharacterized protein, isoform C yields MGSLPNLHELEEAERKREKRREYELLLEQRARDTSRERERLSAFAQQRKQSSYNAYIMAGLGIGGGSLSLNATSGTATGNGELLGGNGTTGGKGPNQAVGPASGLATSSGAPVATSGFAMLGLGKKYAPHSHHHQHQHQHQHQHQHHQHRHSLTTRHRVLRTRSSGGAQNVWEEQMMEHFTTYSPSPISTRSHRINPVSSYQVQAALAASRRRESINSSIGATSIRRLITLNNRNCRHKVPAHVRQKVWRQFSCLSLAHGLMNCVLLPVMALQGSNAVWHHREEWLPLGPEVGSLLLSALFLVAAGMSLPSIRLMKRYGYGPLIVANYMTVLLFLLSHLYASIYTLLPAYLLLGMTLSGSAGSKAALIVHFGGKLSCSCDSQQSQAAVDVLHEEHKMFCNRDQKVRRLARWFRVSQDLGLIGGALLASILLACSDGNFTGDCSGLVYYGNESWPPQLRDFYNRNEHGDRICGADMCPLRVQSILEAGWANGSSIPSSIYAGFIESEPRVAGQSLLWLYVLFSMVSLTLSLLIVVDKVQAIGSSRPERSRDVSITDTLLFAGPLAYFVGTEQAYMMGDFLRAFVTCSLGIGMIAGALIGMGLMQLIVSCTLSMLLRHVKRIVVILAGFFFHSCLLLALSSWKPSSDDSALFYVIAASWGACNGMWETLLLSLVTLNHSSHVTEVQAPLLALRFLGLGLTFAGHGFLCESMKIIALVVLLVISVPPYATLEIRLEAQRKATLVSLXRSIFS; encoded by the exons ATGGGCAGTCTGCCGAATCTTCACGAGCTGGAGGAGGCGGAGCGCAAGCGGGAGAAGCGACGGGAGTACGAACTTCTGCTGGAGCAGCGGGCTCGGGACACCAGTCGCGAGCGGGAGCGTCTCTCCGCGTTTGCTCAGCAGCGCAAG CAATCGTCGTATAATGCTTACATAATGGCTGGTCTGGGGATTGGTGGCGGATCCTTGAGCCTCAATGCCACCTCAGGAACTGCAACAGGCAACGGAGAGCTGCTCGGTGGCAATGGGACAACTGGCGGAAAGGGTCCGAACCAGGCAGTGGGCCCAGCTTCTGGATTGGCCACCAGCTCGGGAGCTCCGGTGGCCACCAGTGGCTTTGCGATGCTGGGACTGGGCAAGAAGTATGCCCCACACTCACACcaccatcagcatcagcaccagcatcagcaccagcaccagcaccatcAGCACCGCCATTCGCTGACCACCAGGCACAGAGTGCTTCGAACCCGCAGTTCAGGAGGAGCCCAGAACGTCTGGGAAGAGCAGATGATGGAG CACTTCACCACATACTCGCCGTCACCCATTTCGACGAGGTCGCATCGCATAAATCCGGTGTCCTCGTACCAGGTGCAGGCTGCTCTGGCGGCCTCTCGTCGTCGGGAGTCCATAAACAGCTCCATTGGAGCCACCTCCATACGGCGATTGATAACGCTGAACAACAGGAATTGCCGGCACAAGGTGCCAGCCCATGTGCGCCAAAAAGTGTGGCGCCAGTTTAGCTGTTTAAGCTTGGCCCACGGACTGATGAACTGCGTTCTGCTGCCGGTGATGGCGCTCCAGGGCTCCAATGCGGTGTGGCACCATCGGGAGGAATGGTTGCCCCTCGGTCCGGAGGTTGGATCCCTTCTGCTGAGTGCTCTCTTCCTGGTCGCCGCTGGTATGAGCCTGCCCAGCATTCGACTGATGAAACGATATGGTTATGGGCCACTAATTGTGGCAAACTATATGACAGTGCTCCTATTTCTTCTGTCGCACCTGTACGCCTCCATTTACACCCTTCTACCCGCCTATTTGCTGCTTGGCATGACCTTAAGCGGATCCGCTGGCTCCAAAGCCGCGTTGATTGTCCACTTTGGAGGGAAGTTGAGCTGCTCCTGCGATTCCCAGCAGTCGCAGGCGGCGGTCGATGTCTTGCACGAGGAGCACAAGATGTTTTGCAATCGGGATCAGAAGGTGAGGCGTCTGGCCAGGTGGTTCAGGGTTTCCCAGGACCTGGGTCTCATAGGAGGAGCCCTTCTGGCATCCATTTTGCTGGCCTGCAGCGATGGAAACTTTACGGGCGATTGCTCCGGATTGGTTTACTATGGAAACGAGAGCTGGCCACCACAACTGAGGGATTTCTACAATAGGAACGAGCACGGCGACAGGATCTGTGGGGCAGACATGTGTCCACTCAGAGTGCAGTCAATCCTGGAGGCGGGATGGGCCAATGGGAGCTCCATACCCAGTTCCATCTATGCTGGCTTCATCGAAAGTGAGCCTCGAGTGGCCGGGCAATCCTTGCTCTGGCTGTACGTTCTGTTCTCCATGGTATCATTGACCCTTTCGCTGCTGATAGTGGTGGACAAGGTGCAGGCCATAGGCTCATCGCGACCGGAGCGTTCGAGAGATGTAAGCATCACGGACACCCTGCTGTTTGCCGGACCCCTGGCCTATTTTGTGGGCACGGAACAGGCGTATATGATGGGTGACTTCTTGAGGGCCTTCGTCACCTGTTCGCTGGGCATCGGAATGATTGCCGGCGCGTTGATTGGCATGGGTCTGATGCAGCTCATCGTCTCCTGTACCTTGAGCATGCTGCTAAGGCACGTCAAGAGGATCGTCGTGATTT TGGCTGGTTTCTTCTTCCACTCCTGTCTACTGCTGGCGCTGTCCAGTTGGAAGCCCTCGAGTGACGACAGCGCCCTGTTCTACGTGATTGCCGCCTCGTGGGGTGCCTGTAATGGGATGTGGGAGACGCTCCTGCTCTCGCTGGTCACCCTCAACCATTCCAGTCATGTAACGGAGGTCCAGGCGCCTCTTCTTGCCCTTCGCTTCCTGGGACTGGGATTGACCTTTGCCGGTCACGGCTTCCTCTGCGAATCGATGAAGATCATTGCATTGGTGGTGCTCCTCGTCATCAGTGTGCCGCCATATGCCACTCTGGAAATCCGATTGGAGGCGCAACGCAAGGCGACGCTCGTCAGCTTATGACGCAGCATCTTCAGCTAG
- the CG3078 gene encoding uncharacterized protein, isoform A encodes MGSLPNLHELEEAERKREKRREYELLLEQRARDTSRERERLSAFAQQRKQSSYNAYIMAGLGIGGGSLSLNATSGTATGNGELLGGNGTTGGKGPNQAVGPASGLATSSGAPVATSGFAMLGLGKKYAPHSHHHQHQHQHQHQHQHHQHRHSLTTRHRVLRTRSSGGAQNVWEEQMMEHFTTYSPSPISTRSHRINPVSSYQVQAALAASRRRESINSSIGATSIRRLITLNNRNCRHKVPAHVRQKVWRQFSCLSLAHGLMNCVLLPVMALQGSNAVWHHREEWLPLGPEVGSLLLSALFLVAAGMSLPSIRLMKRYGYGPLIVANYMTVLLFLLSHLYASIYTLLPAYLLLGMTLSGSAGSKAALIVHFGGKLSCSCDSQQSQAAVDVLHEEHKMFCNRDQKVRRLARWFRVSQDLGLIGGALLASILLACSDGNFTGDCSGLVYYGNESWPPQLRDFYNRNEHGDRICGADMCPLRVQSILEAGWANGSSIPSSIYAGFIESEPRVAGQSLLWLYVLFSMVSLTLSLLIVVDKVQAIGSSRPERSRDVSITDTLLFAGPLAYFVGTEQAYMMGDFLRAFVTCSLGIGMIAGALIGMGLMQLIVSCTLSMLLRHVKRIVVILAGFFFHSCLLLALSSWKPSSDDSALFYVIAASWGACNGMWETLLLSLVTLNHSSHVTEVQAPLLALRFLGLGLTFAGHGFLCESMKIIALVVLLVISVPPYATLEIRLEAQRKATLVSL; translated from the exons ATGGGCAGTCTGCCGAATCTTCACGAGCTGGAGGAGGCGGAGCGCAAGCGGGAGAAGCGACGGGAGTACGAACTTCTGCTGGAGCAGCGGGCTCGGGACACCAGTCGCGAGCGGGAGCGTCTCTCCGCGTTTGCTCAGCAGCGCAAG CAATCGTCGTATAATGCTTACATAATGGCTGGTCTGGGGATTGGTGGCGGATCCTTGAGCCTCAATGCCACCTCAGGAACTGCAACAGGCAACGGAGAGCTGCTCGGTGGCAATGGGACAACTGGCGGAAAGGGTCCGAACCAGGCAGTGGGCCCAGCTTCTGGATTGGCCACCAGCTCGGGAGCTCCGGTGGCCACCAGTGGCTTTGCGATGCTGGGACTGGGCAAGAAGTATGCCCCACACTCACACcaccatcagcatcagcaccagcatcagcaccagcaccagcaccatcAGCACCGCCATTCGCTGACCACCAGGCACAGAGTGCTTCGAACCCGCAGTTCAGGAGGAGCCCAGAACGTCTGGGAAGAGCAGATGATGGAG CACTTCACCACATACTCGCCGTCACCCATTTCGACGAGGTCGCATCGCATAAATCCGGTGTCCTCGTACCAGGTGCAGGCTGCTCTGGCGGCCTCTCGTCGTCGGGAGTCCATAAACAGCTCCATTGGAGCCACCTCCATACGGCGATTGATAACGCTGAACAACAGGAATTGCCGGCACAAGGTGCCAGCCCATGTGCGCCAAAAAGTGTGGCGCCAGTTTAGCTGTTTAAGCTTGGCCCACGGACTGATGAACTGCGTTCTGCTGCCGGTGATGGCGCTCCAGGGCTCCAATGCGGTGTGGCACCATCGGGAGGAATGGTTGCCCCTCGGTCCGGAGGTTGGATCCCTTCTGCTGAGTGCTCTCTTCCTGGTCGCCGCTGGTATGAGCCTGCCCAGCATTCGACTGATGAAACGATATGGTTATGGGCCACTAATTGTGGCAAACTATATGACAGTGCTCCTATTTCTTCTGTCGCACCTGTACGCCTCCATTTACACCCTTCTACCCGCCTATTTGCTGCTTGGCATGACCTTAAGCGGATCCGCTGGCTCCAAAGCCGCGTTGATTGTCCACTTTGGAGGGAAGTTGAGCTGCTCCTGCGATTCCCAGCAGTCGCAGGCGGCGGTCGATGTCTTGCACGAGGAGCACAAGATGTTTTGCAATCGGGATCAGAAGGTGAGGCGTCTGGCCAGGTGGTTCAGGGTTTCCCAGGACCTGGGTCTCATAGGAGGAGCCCTTCTGGCATCCATTTTGCTGGCCTGCAGCGATGGAAACTTTACGGGCGATTGCTCCGGATTGGTTTACTATGGAAACGAGAGCTGGCCACCACAACTGAGGGATTTCTACAATAGGAACGAGCACGGCGACAGGATCTGTGGGGCAGACATGTGTCCACTCAGAGTGCAGTCAATCCTGGAGGCGGGATGGGCCAATGGGAGCTCCATACCCAGTTCCATCTATGCTGGCTTCATCGAAAGTGAGCCTCGAGTGGCCGGGCAATCCTTGCTCTGGCTGTACGTTCTGTTCTCCATGGTATCATTGACCCTTTCGCTGCTGATAGTGGTGGACAAGGTGCAGGCCATAGGCTCATCGCGACCGGAGCGTTCGAGAGATGTAAGCATCACGGACACCCTGCTGTTTGCCGGACCCCTGGCCTATTTTGTGGGCACGGAACAGGCGTATATGATGGGTGACTTCTTGAGGGCCTTCGTCACCTGTTCGCTGGGCATCGGAATGATTGCCGGCGCGTTGATTGGCATGGGTCTGATGCAGCTCATCGTCTCCTGTACCTTGAGCATGCTGCTAAGGCACGTCAAGAGGATCGTCGTGATTT TGGCTGGTTTCTTCTTCCACTCCTGTCTACTGCTGGCGCTGTCCAGTTGGAAGCCCTCGAGTGACGACAGCGCCCTGTTCTACGTGATTGCCGCCTCGTGGGGTGCCTGTAATGGGATGTGGGAGACGCTCCTGCTCTCGCTGGTCACCCTCAACCATTCCAGTCATGTAACGGAGGTCCAGGCGCCTCTTCTTGCCCTTCGCTTCCTGGGACTGGGATTGACCTTTGCCGGTCACGGCTTCCTCTGCGAATCGATGAAGATCATTGCATTGGTGGTGCTCCTCGTCATCAGTGTGCCGCCATATGCCACTCTGGAAATCCGATTGGAGGCGCAACGCAAGGCGACGCTCGTCAGCTTATGA
- the CG3078 gene encoding uncharacterized protein, isoform B gives MGSLPNLHELEEAERKREKRREYELLLEQRARDTSRERERLSAFAQQRKQSSYNAYIMAGLGIGGGSLSLNATSGTATGNGELLGGNGTTGGKGPNQAVGPASGLATSSGAPVATSGFAMLGLGKKYAPHSHHHQHQHQHQHQHQHHQHRHSLTTRHRVLRTRSSGGAQNVWEEQMMEQHFTTYSPSPISTRSHRINPVSSYQVQAALAASRRRESINSSIGATSIRRLITLNNRNCRHKVPAHVRQKVWRQFSCLSLAHGLMNCVLLPVMALQGSNAVWHHREEWLPLGPEVGSLLLSALFLVAAGMSLPSIRLMKRYGYGPLIVANYMTVLLFLLSHLYASIYTLLPAYLLLGMTLSGSAGSKAALIVHFGGKLSCSCDSQQSQAAVDVLHEEHKMFCNRDQKVRRLARWFRVSQDLGLIGGALLASILLACSDGNFTGDCSGLVYYGNESWPPQLRDFYNRNEHGDRICGADMCPLRVQSILEAGWANGSSIPSSIYAGFIESEPRVAGQSLLWLYVLFSMVSLTLSLLIVVDKVQAIGSSRPERSRDVSITDTLLFAGPLAYFVGTEQAYMMGDFLRAFVTCSLGIGMIAGALIGMGLMQLIVSCTLSMLLRHVKRIVVILAGFFFHSCLLLALSSWKPSSDDSALFYVIAASWGACNGMWETLLLSLVTLNHSSHVTEVQAPLLALRFLGLGLTFAGHGFLCESMKIIALVVLLVISVPPYATLEIRLEAQRKATLVSL, from the exons ATGGGCAGTCTGCCGAATCTTCACGAGCTGGAGGAGGCGGAGCGCAAGCGGGAGAAGCGACGGGAGTACGAACTTCTGCTGGAGCAGCGGGCTCGGGACACCAGTCGCGAGCGGGAGCGTCTCTCCGCGTTTGCTCAGCAGCGCAAG CAATCGTCGTATAATGCTTACATAATGGCTGGTCTGGGGATTGGTGGCGGATCCTTGAGCCTCAATGCCACCTCAGGAACTGCAACAGGCAACGGAGAGCTGCTCGGTGGCAATGGGACAACTGGCGGAAAGGGTCCGAACCAGGCAGTGGGCCCAGCTTCTGGATTGGCCACCAGCTCGGGAGCTCCGGTGGCCACCAGTGGCTTTGCGATGCTGGGACTGGGCAAGAAGTATGCCCCACACTCACACcaccatcagcatcagcaccagcatcagcaccagcaccagcaccatcAGCACCGCCATTCGCTGACCACCAGGCACAGAGTGCTTCGAACCCGCAGTTCAGGAGGAGCCCAGAACGTCTGGGAAGAGCAGATGATGGAG CAGCACTTCACCACATACTCGCCGTCACCCATTTCGACGAGGTCGCATCGCATAAATCCGGTGTCCTCGTACCAGGTGCAGGCTGCTCTGGCGGCCTCTCGTCGTCGGGAGTCCATAAACAGCTCCATTGGAGCCACCTCCATACGGCGATTGATAACGCTGAACAACAGGAATTGCCGGCACAAGGTGCCAGCCCATGTGCGCCAAAAAGTGTGGCGCCAGTTTAGCTGTTTAAGCTTGGCCCACGGACTGATGAACTGCGTTCTGCTGCCGGTGATGGCGCTCCAGGGCTCCAATGCGGTGTGGCACCATCGGGAGGAATGGTTGCCCCTCGGTCCGGAGGTTGGATCCCTTCTGCTGAGTGCTCTCTTCCTGGTCGCCGCTGGTATGAGCCTGCCCAGCATTCGACTGATGAAACGATATGGTTATGGGCCACTAATTGTGGCAAACTATATGACAGTGCTCCTATTTCTTCTGTCGCACCTGTACGCCTCCATTTACACCCTTCTACCCGCCTATTTGCTGCTTGGCATGACCTTAAGCGGATCCGCTGGCTCCAAAGCCGCGTTGATTGTCCACTTTGGAGGGAAGTTGAGCTGCTCCTGCGATTCCCAGCAGTCGCAGGCGGCGGTCGATGTCTTGCACGAGGAGCACAAGATGTTTTGCAATCGGGATCAGAAGGTGAGGCGTCTGGCCAGGTGGTTCAGGGTTTCCCAGGACCTGGGTCTCATAGGAGGAGCCCTTCTGGCATCCATTTTGCTGGCCTGCAGCGATGGAAACTTTACGGGCGATTGCTCCGGATTGGTTTACTATGGAAACGAGAGCTGGCCACCACAACTGAGGGATTTCTACAATAGGAACGAGCACGGCGACAGGATCTGTGGGGCAGACATGTGTCCACTCAGAGTGCAGTCAATCCTGGAGGCGGGATGGGCCAATGGGAGCTCCATACCCAGTTCCATCTATGCTGGCTTCATCGAAAGTGAGCCTCGAGTGGCCGGGCAATCCTTGCTCTGGCTGTACGTTCTGTTCTCCATGGTATCATTGACCCTTTCGCTGCTGATAGTGGTGGACAAGGTGCAGGCCATAGGCTCATCGCGACCGGAGCGTTCGAGAGATGTAAGCATCACGGACACCCTGCTGTTTGCCGGACCCCTGGCCTATTTTGTGGGCACGGAACAGGCGTATATGATGGGTGACTTCTTGAGGGCCTTCGTCACCTGTTCGCTGGGCATCGGAATGATTGCCGGCGCGTTGATTGGCATGGGTCTGATGCAGCTCATCGTCTCCTGTACCTTGAGCATGCTGCTAAGGCACGTCAAGAGGATCGTCGTGATTT TGGCTGGTTTCTTCTTCCACTCCTGTCTACTGCTGGCGCTGTCCAGTTGGAAGCCCTCGAGTGACGACAGCGCCCTGTTCTACGTGATTGCCGCCTCGTGGGGTGCCTGTAATGGGATGTGGGAGACGCTCCTGCTCTCGCTGGTCACCCTCAACCATTCCAGTCATGTAACGGAGGTCCAGGCGCCTCTTCTTGCCCTTCGCTTCCTGGGACTGGGATTGACCTTTGCCGGTCACGGCTTCCTCTGCGAATCGATGAAGATCATTGCATTGGTGGTGCTCCTCGTCATCAGTGTGCCGCCATATGCCACTCTGGAAATCCGATTGGAGGCGCAACGCAAGGCGACGCTCGTCAGCTTATGA